Proteins encoded together in one Candidatus Paceibacterota bacterium window:
- the dut gene encoding dUTP diphosphatase, which yields MKKTLKIILMREGVPVPRYALPGDAGFDLYVGEKITLAPMERASINTGLKMEIPKGCVGIIYEKSGLSFKHGIITYGNVIDSGYRGEVKVGVMNLGKETHIFEPGDKVAQMIIHSYEEVEFKEVKEGGLSESARGERGFGSTGK from the coding sequence ATGAAAAAGACCCTCAAAATAATCCTCATGCGCGAGGGCGTGCCGGTGCCTCGATACGCGCTTCCGGGCGATGCGGGCTTCGACCTTTACGTAGGCGAAAAGATCACGCTCGCGCCTATGGAACGCGCTTCCATCAATACGGGGCTCAAAATGGAGATTCCAAAGGGTTGCGTCGGGATCATATATGAAAAATCGGGCCTTTCGTTCAAACACGGTATCATCACATATGGAAACGTAATAGATTCGGGCTACAGGGGCGAAGTAAAGGTCGGCGTCATGAATCTCGGCAAAGAGACCCATATATTCGAGCCGGGCGACAAGGTAGCGCAGATGATCATCCATTCGTATGAAGAGGTTGAGTTCAAGGAAGTGAAGGAAGGCGGGCTCTCCGAATCCGCGCGCGGCGAGCGAGGCTTCGGAAGCACCGGAAAATAA
- the argS gene encoding arginine--tRNA ligase codes for MDIETKIRTGIEGALKSLGMSAGEIVIEHPADAANGDFATNVAMALAKQAKQNPRELGMKLAEALRAQHIESVERIDVAGPGFVNFYLASSFYTKELETILKRKDLYGNSNEWRGRKVLIEYTDPNPFKEFHIGHLMSNAIGESIARLTASQGAKIRRMCYQGDFGMHVAKALWAMQKNEASMPSKRAPLEERIAFLGASYVEGSRAFEDDPAAKEVIEAINKKVFEGKERKLMKLYKLGKKWSLDHFDGIYEKLGTKFDYFYLESEVAHDGVALVEEWLGKGVFEKSDGATVFKGERYDPKLHTRVFINSQGIPTYETKELGLNTKKWKKVRPDESIIITANEQSDYFRVVLKALEIIEPEAARVTKHIAHGMLRFAEGKMSSRKGNVITGESLIADVEKMVTEKLAAREMTDKQKAEATEAVAVAAIKYSILRQVTSSDIIYDFDKSISFEGDSGPYLLYTAVRAQSVLDKAKKEGVKPRIERKGVIVGPLEKALARFPEVVGRSAREEAPHHIATYLIELSSVFNSWYANVPIVGKDDGESPYKVALTQAVRIVLVNGAKLLGMKVPERM; via the coding sequence ATGGATATAGAGACTAAGATACGGACGGGAATAGAGGGCGCTCTGAAATCTCTCGGCATGTCCGCCGGCGAGATCGTCATCGAGCATCCTGCCGACGCCGCGAACGGCGATTTTGCGACGAACGTGGCGATGGCTCTCGCGAAGCAGGCCAAACAGAATCCGCGCGAGCTCGGCATGAAGCTCGCAGAGGCTTTGCGCGCCCAGCACATCGAATCGGTCGAAAGGATAGACGTCGCCGGTCCCGGCTTCGTCAATTTCTATTTGGCGTCGAGTTTCTATACGAAAGAGCTCGAAACGATACTCAAGCGTAAAGATCTCTACGGCAATTCGAACGAATGGAGAGGCAGGAAAGTGCTCATCGAATACACCGATCCGAATCCGTTCAAGGAATTCCATATCGGTCACCTCATGTCGAACGCTATCGGCGAATCGATCGCGCGCCTCACTGCGTCGCAGGGCGCCAAGATCCGCCGCATGTGCTATCAGGGCGATTTCGGCATGCACGTAGCCAAGGCTCTTTGGGCGATGCAGAAGAACGAGGCGAGTATGCCATCGAAGCGCGCTCCTCTAGAGGAGCGCATCGCATTCCTCGGCGCTTCATACGTCGAAGGCTCGCGCGCGTTCGAAGACGATCCCGCGGCAAAAGAGGTGATCGAAGCGATCAACAAGAAAGTCTTCGAAGGAAAGGAGCGCAAGCTCATGAAGCTCTATAAGCTCGGCAAGAAATGGAGCCTCGATCATTTCGACGGCATATATGAAAAGCTCGGCACCAAATTCGACTATTTCTATCTCGAATCCGAGGTCGCGCATGACGGCGTGGCGCTCGTCGAAGAGTGGCTGGGCAAAGGCGTATTCGAAAAATCTGACGGCGCGACGGTATTTAAGGGCGAGAGATACGATCCAAAGCTCCACACCCGCGTATTCATAAACTCGCAGGGCATTCCGACGTATGAAACGAAAGAGCTCGGCCTCAATACCAAAAAATGGAAGAAGGTCAGGCCTGACGAGTCTATCATCATCACCGCGAACGAGCAGAGCGATTATTTCCGCGTCGTCCTGAAGGCGCTCGAGATCATCGAGCCTGAAGCCGCCCGGGTAACCAAGCACATCGCCCACGGCATGCTCCGCTTCGCCGAAGGCAAGATGTCGTCGCGAAAGGGCAACGTCATCACGGGCGAGTCGCTCATCGCCGACGTCGAAAAGATGGTCACGGAAAAGCTCGCGGCCCGCGAAATGACCGACAAGCAAAAGGCCGAGGCGACCGAGGCCGTCGCCGTCGCCGCCATCAAATATTCGATCCTGCGACAGGTCACGTCGTCGGATATCATCTATGATTTTGATAAGTCCATATCGTTCGAAGGCGATTCGGGCCCGTATCTCCTCTATACCGCCGTCCGCGCTCAATCCGTTTTGGATAAAGCGAAGAAAGAGGGCGTGAAACCGAGGATCGAAAGAAAGGGAGTCATTGTCGGTCCTCTCGAAAAGGCGCTTGCCCGATTCCCTGAAGTCGTCGGCCGATCGGCGCGCGAAGAGGCGCCGCACCACATCGCGACGTATCTCATCGAGCTCTCGTCGGTATTCAATTCCTGGTATGCGAACGTGCCTATCGTCGGCAAAGATGACGGCGAATCGCCGTACAAGGTCGCTCTGACCCAGGCCGTACGCATCGTGCTCGTGAACGGCGCGAAGCTCCTCGGCATGAAGGTGCCGGAGAGGATGTAG
- a CDS encoding class I tRNA ligase family protein, whose protein sequence is MADAPKTQPETKPKTKLVEIEEKILSFWNEKEIFQKSLDKKGKEFVFYDGPPFANGLPHYGHMLASFIKDAVPRYKTMRGYHVARRWGWDCHGLPVENLVEKELGLRSRKDIVDYGMERFNAVAEESVLRYAHDWRKIIPRIGRWVDMDDDYRTMDAAYTQSVWWAFKTLFDKGLVYEGFKSMQICPRCETTLANFEVNQGYKDITDISVFVKMKRKGTPPNEYFIAWTTTPWTLPGNVALAVGADIDYARVSYENATYIVARDRVADVFAGKEHALVSVIKGRELVGDGYEPAFSYYLDGSLKDEKNGFKVYAADFVTTEDGTGIVHIAPAFGDDDMKLGQANDLPFIQHVAMNGTFKPEVADFAGQPVKPKSDEKDGHQKTDIEIVKWLAHHGLLFDKKKIVHSYPHCWRCDTPLLNYAASSWFVRVTLFKDKLVAANKKVSWTPDDIRDGRFGKWLEGARDWAISRSRFWGAPIPVWKGVDSGKLYPIGGISDLAKLIQRSGNSYTLIRHGESKANALGVSNSNISLSKNYGLTEKGRQQIAEAAKKIAAQGVDVIVASDFERTKETARMIADACGIPENEIVYDVRLREYNVGPDREGKLWAETDRHVRTHGLFPGMETPVDLKKRVFEAMFDIDRKYSGKKILIVSHGSPLNTILHGIGETASEDKILHDERRYFQKTGECHPFDFVRLPHNRGFDLDLHRPYIDTVECVAPDGEKLVRVAEVFDCWFESGSMPYGESNYRGKALEHFDPNGRLGGLLGGVKGYPADFIAEGLDQTRGWFYSMMVLGVGLFGKSPYKNVVVNGIILAEDGEKMSKRLNNYPDPLEVIGKYGADSLRYYLLSSPVVAAQDLCFSEKGVDEVSKKLIQRLDNVLAFYEMYANRGESEKASRTDSKSVLDLWIRARLNETRNEMTEYLDFYQLDKAARPLMSFVDDLSTWYLRRSRDRFKSDNRADKEAALSTTRFVLAEFAKIAAPFIPFYADYLFSRIRRSNDPESVHLADWPAEASVDGKIVKAMEETRKIVTIALQERSKANIKVRQPLAKLVIKNASLGADLIDLIKDEVNVKAVGVDHTIAAETALDTDVTEGLRKEGVIRDLIRSVQELRKKENLTVDDKVSLALDSDEKGKELAHAFLHDIKRITLVTGIEHAHLPQAEEMKVEEYSFRIALRR, encoded by the coding sequence ATGGCAGACGCTCCCAAAACCCAACCGGAAACCAAGCCGAAGACCAAACTGGTCGAAATAGAGGAAAAGATACTTTCTTTTTGGAACGAAAAGGAGATCTTCCAGAAATCTCTCGACAAAAAAGGCAAGGAATTCGTCTTTTATGACGGCCCGCCGTTCGCGAACGGCCTTCCACATTACGGCCACATGCTGGCTTCGTTCATCAAAGACGCCGTTCCGCGCTACAAGACTATGCGCGGGTATCATGTCGCGCGGCGCTGGGGCTGGGACTGTCACGGCCTGCCGGTAGAGAACTTGGTCGAAAAGGAGCTCGGCCTCAGATCGCGAAAAGACATCGTCGATTACGGCATGGAGAGATTCAATGCCGTGGCGGAAGAGAGCGTCCTTCGATACGCCCATGACTGGAGAAAGATCATACCCCGCATCGGCCGCTGGGTAGACATGGATGACGACTATCGCACCATGGACGCGGCATACACCCAGTCCGTCTGGTGGGCGTTCAAGACGCTCTTCGACAAAGGTCTCGTCTACGAAGGCTTCAAGTCTATGCAGATATGTCCGCGATGCGAGACGACGCTCGCCAATTTCGAGGTGAATCAGGGATACAAGGACATCACCGACATATCCGTATTCGTCAAAATGAAGAGGAAGGGGACTCCTCCGAATGAATACTTCATCGCCTGGACCACGACGCCGTGGACGCTTCCCGGAAACGTCGCCTTGGCCGTAGGCGCTGATATCGATTACGCCCGCGTATCGTACGAGAATGCGACATATATCGTCGCGCGCGACCGCGTCGCCGACGTATTCGCGGGCAAGGAGCACGCGCTCGTCTCCGTCATAAAGGGCCGCGAGCTCGTCGGCGACGGATACGAGCCGGCGTTCTCATACTATCTCGACGGCTCTCTCAAGGATGAAAAGAACGGATTCAAGGTATATGCCGCCGATTTCGTCACGACCGAAGACGGTACCGGCATCGTGCATATAGCGCCGGCGTTCGGCGACGATGACATGAAGCTCGGCCAGGCGAACGACCTGCCTTTCATCCAGCACGTGGCTATGAACGGAACGTTCAAGCCGGAAGTCGCCGATTTCGCGGGTCAGCCGGTCAAGCCCAAGTCTGATGAAAAGGACGGTCATCAGAAGACCGATATCGAGATTGTCAAATGGCTCGCTCATCACGGCCTTCTCTTCGACAAGAAGAAGATCGTCCACTCGTACCCCCACTGCTGGCGCTGCGACACGCCGCTCCTCAATTACGCTGCGTCATCGTGGTTCGTCCGCGTCACGTTGTTCAAGGACAAGCTCGTCGCTGCGAACAAAAAAGTCTCTTGGACGCCGGACGATATCCGCGACGGGCGCTTCGGCAAATGGCTCGAAGGCGCCCGCGACTGGGCCATATCGCGCTCGCGCTTCTGGGGCGCCCCTATCCCTGTCTGGAAGGGAGTCGATTCGGGCAAGCTCTATCCGATCGGGGGTATATCCGATCTGGCGAAGCTCATACAGCGATCAGGCAATTCATATACGCTCATCCGCCACGGCGAATCGAAGGCGAACGCTCTCGGCGTTTCGAATTCGAACATAAGTCTCTCCAAAAATTACGGCCTCACCGAAAAGGGCAGACAGCAGATCGCTGAAGCCGCCAAAAAGATCGCCGCGCAAGGCGTCGACGTCATCGTCGCGTCCGATTTCGAGCGCACCAAAGAGACGGCGCGCATGATAGCCGATGCCTGCGGCATACCGGAGAACGAGATCGTCTATGACGTCCGCCTCCGCGAATACAACGTCGGTCCCGACAGGGAAGGCAAGCTGTGGGCCGAGACGGATCGTCACGTCCGCACGCACGGGCTCTTCCCGGGTATGGAAACGCCGGTGGATTTGAAGAAGCGCGTCTTCGAAGCGATGTTCGATATAGATAGAAAATATTCGGGCAAGAAGATCCTCATCGTGAGCCACGGCTCGCCTCTGAACACGATCCTTCATGGGATAGGCGAGACCGCGTCCGAGGACAAGATCCTCCACGACGAGCGCCGCTATTTCCAAAAAACGGGCGAATGCCATCCGTTCGACTTTGTTCGCTTGCCGCATAACAGGGGATTCGATCTCGACCTCCATAGGCCGTATATAGATACGGTCGAATGCGTCGCGCCGGACGGCGAAAAGCTTGTCCGCGTAGCGGAAGTATTCGACTGTTGGTTCGAATCGGGCTCGATGCCGTACGGCGAATCGAACTATCGCGGCAAGGCTTTGGAGCATTTCGATCCGAACGGCAGGCTTGGAGGTCTTTTGGGCGGCGTAAAGGGCTATCCCGCCGATTTCATCGCCGAAGGCCTAGACCAGACTCGCGGCTGGTTCTATTCCATGATGGTCCTCGGCGTCGGTCTCTTCGGAAAGAGCCCGTACAAGAACGTCGTCGTGAACGGCATCATCTTGGCTGAAGACGGCGAGAAGATGTCCAAGCGCCTCAATAACTATCCCGACCCGCTCGAAGTCATCGGCAAATATGGCGCCGACTCTCTCCGCTATTATCTGCTTTCCTCTCCGGTCGTGGCCGCTCAGGACCTCTGCTTCTCTGAAAAAGGCGTAGACGAAGTGTCCAAGAAGCTCATCCAGCGCCTCGACAACGTCCTCGCTTTCTATGAGATGTACGCGAACAGGGGAGAGAGCGAAAAGGCATCGAGAACCGATTCAAAGAGCGTTCTTGACCTCTGGATACGCGCGCGCCTCAATGAGACAAGAAACGAGATGACCGAATATCTCGATTTCTATCAGCTCGATAAGGCCGCGCGACCGTTGATGTCGTTCGTAGACGACCTTTCGACGTGGTACCTGCGCCGATCGCGCGACCGATTCAAATCTGACAACCGCGCCGACAAAGAGGCGGCTCTTTCCACGACCCGATTCGTCCTCGCCGAATTCGCGAAAATAGCCGCGCCCTTCATTCCTTTCTACGCCGACTATCTCTTCAGCCGTATCAGGCGTTCGAACGATCCCGAAAGCGTACACCTCGCAGATTGGCCGGCAGAAGCCTCCGTCGATGGAAAAATCGTGAAGGCGATGGAAGAGACGCGGAAGATCGTGACGATCGCTCTCCAGGAACGATCGAAGGCGAACATCAAGGTCCGCCAGCCTCTCGCCAAGCTGGTCATCAAGAACGCCTCGCTGGGCGCCGACCTCATCGACCTCATCAAAGACGAAGTGAACGTCAAAGCCGTCGGCGTGGACCATACGATAGCCGCTGAAACGGCTCTCGATACGGACGTGACTGAAGGGCTCCGCAAGGAGGGCGTGATCCGAGACCTCATACGCTCGGTCCAGGAGCTTCGCAAGAAAGAGAATCTGACCGTGGACGACAAGGTCTCCCTTGCCCTTGATTCGGATGAGAAGGGCAAAGAGCTCGCGCATGCGTTCCTTCACGATATAAAGAGGATAACGCTCGTCACGGGCATAGAGCATGCCCATCTCCCGCAGGCTGAAGAAATGAAGGTGGAAGAATACTCGTTTCGCATAGCTTTGCGCCGCTAA